CCAAAATTGAATCAAATCTGAGAATGTTTATGAATTTGGCTAATTATCAATACCTAACCTAGGAGATATAGTGATGCAAGCGATTCGTCAAGGGGATGTGATACTACTACCTACCCAGGAGATTCAAGGACAGAAGCTATCGCATTTAGTTTTAGCTGAGGGTGAGGTGACTGGACACAAACATCGGATTGCTGAGGGACAAGCTGAATTATACGCAAAAGCTGGTTCTCTTTATCTACGGGTCTTGTCTGAGACTGCTGTGTTAATTCATGAAGAACACGCAGCTATTCCTATTCCCCATGGTACTTGGCAAGTGCAAATTCAAAGGGAATATCAACCGGAAGGTTGGCGTTACGTCAAAGATTGAAGGATGCAGAACAGGGGATAGGTAGTGGAAACATAGGCGCAAATACTCCCCCGTTTCTGTCATCCTCTCTGAACCTTAGTTTCAAAATTGCCCTATTTCCATGTTGTAGTTGATGCTAAAGAACCAGCCATCAAAACTGATTTGAGGGTCTGTAGAGTCGCCAACACTAACTCCAGCTTGTAAATAAATACTGCTATAGTCCGACAAACCATAACTTAAATGCCCGTAAAAACGGTGGTATTGGTCTTCTCTTTCTCGTTGCGTAAAATCTGATAAACCAAATTGATAATCTACACCTACTTGTAAGGATTGTTGTAAATAGTAGCTGAGGGATACCCACAGAGAATGAATCGCACGGTTACGCTTTTCTGGGGGGTTGGTGAGACTCCAGCGAAACTCATAGAAACTATCTAACATCAGTCTCTCACTCAAGGGGTCCCGTCTACCTAGGGAGACTCGCCAGGAATTTTCATTTAAAAAGCGATCGCCAGCATTAAAAAATTTCCCATCCTTGGCATAAAATAATTGTTGGTTGCTCCAGCCTAATTCTCCGTACATTCGCGGAGTCAATTGGTGATATAAACTGACATTGAATCTCACCTGATGATAATTAAACTTGGATTGGTCGAGGTAATTAATGATATTCCCATCCACTGAACCACTCAAATAAGTTTTAGAACTCAGGGCAATGGGTACCGAACCAAAAGATAGCCCATAGTAATACAAACCATCGGTGAGTGGGAATTTTTTATCGGAAAAAATATTACTAGTTTGAAAGTAACCACTACGAGCTTGTAAATAACCTACAGGCTTAAATTGTCGTCTGGGTGTAATTATTGGTGGTGGTTGGGGTTCTTCCAGAGTTGGTGGAACTTCCCTCAGTACCAAAGTACCCAGTTCTTCTTGTTCGGTGACGGTTTCCTCTGTTGGCTTTTTCTTCTTCTGTAAAGCTTGCCTTAATTTTTCTATTCTCTGAATTCTTTCATCTGTTGGCTGCTCTAATTTCTTTTGGATGGTATCTGAAGGAGTTGCAGGTAAGTCATTTGGTTGACTATTGAGAGATGGAGGTTCATTGGGGGGTGGAGGAGGGTTTTGTGGAGGAGGGTTTTGTGGAGGGGGATTTTGTGCAGGAGGATTCTGGGGAGGAGGATTTTGTGGAGGAGGATTCTGTGGGGGTGCTTGGGAAATTATACTGGATTGAAAATCTGTCTCATTCTCAGAGTTTTGCCAAAAAATAACCTTTCGTACGGACTCTTTGGATGTATCAGTAGTTACAGCTAGATGATTGCAGGAGAATTGTGAAAAACTCTTAAAGTTTTTTTGAGGAATCTGAAATGCAGCTAACTGTTGTTGCTGTAGAGGTTGGATGGTAGGGAATACTGTTTTTTGCGGGTTATTATACCCATTAGTATTGGAAGAGACACAGGAAGATGCTATCTTGGAAGTGAGTTCATCAGGGATATTTCGGATACTAGTATTAGCAGCCCACGATGCATCTGCTTCCGCATAACACCAGCTTGCACTACTGAAAAATAACAGAATCCAGTTGAATAATGATTTGTTTCTAACTTGGGGTTGCATATAATTTCGGTTCTGGCAAACTGAAAACCAATGATTTTTGACAATTTTGATTCAGAATGTATGGATTTATTGGTATTTTGATGCACCACCGATGACCCACAAATGCTGGCTACTAGGGAAAATACTGATAAGTGCAGGAACTCTGCGGAAATTGAGTCAGGAATTAGGAATACAAAGAAAGCAAATCCATACTGTCGGCAGTATGTTTACCTATCTTACTTATTTAAGCTTTTGTAAAGGTATCGTAATTTTACTTAAAAAAAATTGCTATAACTAAGTTGACTTTGCAAAACTCAGAAAAACTATTTGGTTTCAGGACGTAGTGAAATTACTTAAGGTCGCCACTTATGCTTCGTAAATCTTTGCCATTGACTGTAATTGTTTTGTGGGGAGTGATAGTTACACCTGTTACACAACAGGCAAATGCTGCGACTCCTTTAACAAAGGCGGTAGTTCAGAGTATTCGGAATATCGTACAGTTAATGCCGAAGAACTTACGCCCCCGACCAGCACGTAAGGCTGACCCTATGTCACCAGGAGATGGCTTGTCTACTGGACGTTCTTCTTTAGCAGAAATACGTTTTAATGATGGCTCTTTGGCGCGGGTAGGAGAGCAAGCTGTATTTCGGTTTTTACCTAAAACGAGAAATTTTAGGTTATCAAATGGCACAGTATTATTACTAATACCTCCGGGAAGAGGGCAAACAAGGGTAAACACACCGAATGCGGCGGCAGCGATTCGCGGTTCTGCTCTGTTTGTCAGGTATGATGAGGCAGAGGATAGGACAATTATTGGAGCGTTAACTGACAGTGGTATTGAGGTTAGTAATGATGATGCTTCTGTAACTAAAAAGTTGAAGCCTGGGCAGTTAGTGGTGATTGTCAAGGGACAATTTCAGGGTTTGTATGAGTTTGATTTGAGAACTTTTTACGATACTAGCGACTTGGTGAAAGGGTTAGATTTGACGTTGAAGGAAGCACCAAATCCCGATCCGGCGATCGCTAGTGTGCAACAAGAAACTAAAGACGCTGTAATTAAGCAAACTCCTATCACTATCGGTAAAGACACCATACAAAATCCTGGCTTTGTCAAACTGAGTGCTAACAAAACTGGTAATAACAATCAAAAGGTTGTACCGCACAAGGAAGGTACGAATGATTTTGTGGATTCAGGGCAAGTAATTTCCAATACTCCTCAACCACAACCACCAGTAGACAACAAACCTCCGGTAGATAACAAACCACCAGTAGATAACAAGCCTCCAGTAGATAACAAACCTCCGGTGGATAACAAGCCTCCAGTAGATAACAAACCACCAGTAGATAACAAACCACCAGTAGATAACAAGCCGCCAGTAGATAACAAGCCTCCGGTGGATAACAAACCTCCAGTAGGTAACAAGCCTCCGGTGGTAGAAACACCTGGTAAACCTCCGGTAGAGAAACCACCAATAGATAACAAACCTCCAGTAGACAATAAACCCCCAATAGACAACAAGCCTCCGGTAGATAACAAACCTCCAATAGATAACAAACCTCCAGTAGGTAACAAGCCTCCTGTGGATAACAAGCCTCCGGTGGTAGAAACACCTGGTAAACCTCCGGTAGAGAAACCACCAATAGACAACAAACCACCAATAGACAATAAACCCCCAATAGACAATAAACCCCCAATAGACAACAAGCCTCCAATAGACAACAAGCCTCCGGTAGATAACAAACCCCCAATAGATAACAAGCCTCCGGTAGACAACAAACCCCCAATAGATAACAAACCTCCGGTAGATAACAAACCCCCGGTAGACAACAAGCCTCCGGTGGTAGAAACACCTGGTAAACCACCAATAGAGAAACCTCCGGTAGATAACAAACCTCCGGTAGATAACAAACCACCAGAGAAACCACCTGTTGGTACTTGATTTTGCCAGAGATTGTGGTGCGTAAATTCCCTATTTTCTAAACTGGGGAGTATCGCATCTATCATCCTAGTGGAGTACAGAAAAACCCTATCCCTACGAATGCAGAGGAATTTCTCGCAGAGTACACCTCGATTTCGGGAATGGTTAGAGAGGGGTTTACTTACTTGACTGGAAAATCTATATGTTAAGACTGATTATCTAACCTTTCAGTGGAATCATTCAGGAGGTTGGGTAATTTGGATGTGGGTAAGTCAGATGCAGAAACTTCTTCACCAATTCCCAAGTAAGGAATTGTATCTAATCCCACATCCTCTAAATTCACAACATTAATGAGGGAATTATCAGCCCAGAAATGTTGTTTATTTTCCCGAATGATTAATTGATTTAAGTCTTCTAAAACCTCTGATGCCGTTTGATAGCGCTTTTGAAAATCGTCTAGCACCATTCGACAAAGAATACTGGCTAGTTCTGTACTAACTATAGCCTTATCAAGCCATTGCAACTCACCATCAGTATTTCTGGCTAAATCGTGAGGAGCGATACCCGTAAGTGCGCGGATGGCAATCATTCCAACTGCATAGATATCACTATTATATTGTGGGCGACCAAAGCACTGTTCGCTGGGTGAGTATCCTTTTGTACCAATACCAATTGTCAAGGCTGTTTGTTCGGAAGCATCGAATAATTGGGTTGTAACTTCTTTGACAGCACCAAAATCAATTAAGACTAATTTGCGATCGCCATGGCGGCGGATAATATTACTAGGTTTGATATCTCGGTGAATCACACCATTTTTATGGACAAAAGCTAATATTTGTAATAAATCCCGCAAAATATCGATAACGATACTTTCGTCAACGGGTTTACCAATAGGTAATTCTTGACTGAGAGGATGTCCATCAATGTATTCTTGAATTAAGTAAAATTCTTCTTCTTCAAAAAAAGCTAATAACTGGGGAATTTGGGGATGATTGCCCAACTTTTGGAGGGTTTCAGCTTCGGAGTTAAATAAACGTCGAGCAATGATAATTTGCTCTGCTTTGTGGTTAACTGGTTGCAGTTGCTTAACTACACATTGAGGGTGGTTTGGTAACAGGGTATCTTCCGCGATGTAGGTTTCACTAAATCCTCCTGAACCCAGAACTTTGACGATTTTATAACGTCCGGCGAGGATTTTACCGGAAAGGGCTAATTCCCTCTGTTGTAGTAAGTCTAGTAAATCATCCTGTTGGCTAATAATTTCTTGAACGACAGGAGAGGTTTTATATTTTTGGAAGATAGTAACTAGGTGACGTTTGCGGAAGATTTCGCGGATGATTTCTATACCCAGATAAACAGTACTAATAGTGGCGATCGCGACTATGGGGATAGCAGCAGGAATAATAAATCGCCCAGAGGTAAAACAAATAAAACTGACTCCACCCCATAGCACAGCAGCAACCATCCCATAACTAAATCTACGGATACCTGCTTTACCCCTCGCAATTAGTACAGTACAACCACCAACTATGGTAAAAACAAATAAACCCTCCGCCCAAGGATTAGTTATTTTTTGGGAGATACTTCTACCCTGCATCAAAGTGGCGATCGCCTGGGCATGAATTTCTACCCCAGCCATTTTTTGGGGGTTTAACCAGCTAGGAGAAACAGCCACTCCATGAAAATCATTGCTGAGCTGTGCTGTGGCGCCAATCAAAACTATCTTGTCTTTAAATACCTGCCCTGACTGCAAATAATGTTTCCAGTTGGTGGGATCTAAAACATACCAAAAGGGAATAGTCTCAAAAGTTCCCGCACCTCCCCAAAAATACAGGCGATCGCCCAGAGGTTTGGGATAATTCACCCCAGATGCTCGTAAAGTCGCCTCCCCTAAAGAAGGGATTTTATCTGGTGGTGTAAAGTTGTCATTTTTTGCCAATAATTTGGGAAACACACTGGCGTGTCGGTGGATTTTGCCATCTATCTCTAAGGGAAAATTGACAGAGCCGACTGTGATACCAGTATTGCGAAATAATTCTTGAGGTTGGGTTAACTGCCAAAAACTACCCTGATGGGTTTCAGAGTTTTCATAGATTGCGGCTAGTGTGACTTTTTGGTGATGGCGTTGTAGTACCTCCTGTAAATGGCGATCGTCTTCCACTCCATAACTACTGGGGCGATCAAAAATCACATCCACAGCCACATGGCGCGCTCCACCTTGAATTAATTTCTCAATCACTTCTGCATAGGTTGCCCTAGGGAAAGGAAAGGATTGTAAAGGCTTGAGATAGGAATACTTCTCAGGGTTATCTCGATAGTATTGCCCTGGTACGGTGATCGAATCATTATCAATGGCTAAAATGACAATATTATCCGGTAAGGTAGCCTGTCCTCGCAACTGGAAAAATAGGGAATGTGCCTGTAGCTCCATAAATTCACCGATACCCATATCAGATGCAGCCAATACCGCCGCACCTAGGGCTGTCATCCCTGCCAATATATGGGCAAAATAACCCATTTTGCGGGAAATTTTGGCTCCAGAGGTAGCAGTAGTTTTTGTATGTTTCCCAGTAGCTTTACTGGTCGCAGAAAGGTTTTTTTTAGTTAAGGTATATATAGGCTCTTTTGGCATATCGTAAATTTTCAATAATTTTACCTACAATGCCGAAATATAGTGTTTTCCCATTTTTGGGAGTAGATGCGTCTCAAATTGTTCTGTAATGCCAAATAAAGCAAACTTTTTCCCATACAAGCAAGGTTTCTAGGCTTGTCGATTTTTCTGGGAAATTGTCTTGACATAATATTTTGACAAAATCAGAAAAAGGGTAAAAGTTTATCAGGTTGATGCAACCAGCTTTTTCCTGTAGCTTACAAGATATTTGTTTTATTTGCCCTGAACTTGTATCTTTGACGGTTAGCTATTGACTTCAAAGAGAATAGCAAAGGGATAAACAGTTCCTGTAAACT
The Calothrix sp. 336/3 DNA segment above includes these coding regions:
- a CDS encoding FecR domain-containing protein is translated as MLRKSLPLTVIVLWGVIVTPVTQQANAATPLTKAVVQSIRNIVQLMPKNLRPRPARKADPMSPGDGLSTGRSSLAEIRFNDGSLARVGEQAVFRFLPKTRNFRLSNGTVLLLIPPGRGQTRVNTPNAAAAIRGSALFVRYDEAEDRTIIGALTDSGIEVSNDDASVTKKLKPGQLVVIVKGQFQGLYEFDLRTFYDTSDLVKGLDLTLKEAPNPDPAIASVQQETKDAVIKQTPITIGKDTIQNPGFVKLSANKTGNNNQKVVPHKEGTNDFVDSGQVISNTPQPQPPVDNKPPVDNKPPVDNKPPVDNKPPVDNKPPVDNKPPVDNKPPVDNKPPVDNKPPVDNKPPVGNKPPVVETPGKPPVEKPPIDNKPPVDNKPPIDNKPPVDNKPPIDNKPPVGNKPPVDNKPPVVETPGKPPVEKPPIDNKPPIDNKPPIDNKPPIDNKPPIDNKPPVDNKPPIDNKPPVDNKPPIDNKPPVDNKPPVDNKPPVVETPGKPPIEKPPVDNKPPVDNKPPEKPPVGT
- a CDS encoding serine/threonine-protein kinase, which codes for MPKEPIYTLTKKNLSATSKATGKHTKTTATSGAKISRKMGYFAHILAGMTALGAAVLAASDMGIGEFMELQAHSLFFQLRGQATLPDNIVILAIDNDSITVPGQYYRDNPEKYSYLKPLQSFPFPRATYAEVIEKLIQGGARHVAVDVIFDRPSSYGVEDDRHLQEVLQRHHQKVTLAAIYENSETHQGSFWQLTQPQELFRNTGITVGSVNFPLEIDGKIHRHASVFPKLLAKNDNFTPPDKIPSLGEATLRASGVNYPKPLGDRLYFWGGAGTFETIPFWYVLDPTNWKHYLQSGQVFKDKIVLIGATAQLSNDFHGVAVSPSWLNPQKMAGVEIHAQAIATLMQGRSISQKITNPWAEGLFVFTIVGGCTVLIARGKAGIRRFSYGMVAAVLWGGVSFICFTSGRFIIPAAIPIVAIATISTVYLGIEIIREIFRKRHLVTIFQKYKTSPVVQEIISQQDDLLDLLQQRELALSGKILAGRYKIVKVLGSGGFSETYIAEDTLLPNHPQCVVKQLQPVNHKAEQIIIARRLFNSEAETLQKLGNHPQIPQLLAFFEEEEFYLIQEYIDGHPLSQELPIGKPVDESIVIDILRDLLQILAFVHKNGVIHRDIKPSNIIRRHGDRKLVLIDFGAVKEVTTQLFDASEQTALTIGIGTKGYSPSEQCFGRPQYNSDIYAVGMIAIRALTGIAPHDLARNTDGELQWLDKAIVSTELASILCRMVLDDFQKRYQTASEVLEDLNQLIIRENKQHFWADNSLINVVNLEDVGLDTIPYLGIGEEVSASDLPTSKLPNLLNDSTERLDNQS